From Spodoptera frugiperda isolate SF20-4 chromosome 27, AGI-APGP_CSIRO_Sfru_2.0, whole genome shotgun sequence:
CAATATGATTACCACCGATTTCATGTGCCTATTGCATcctcaaaatataattataacgacAGCACGGCTGGCGCGAtaactgggcaactggctgccgttcAAAGTGCAGCAGGTTCGATTcgcgcacggagcaattctttgtgtgatacagaaattgttgtttcggatctgagtgtcttgtgcatgtgaaagtctatgtttgtaaacgcacccacgatacaggcgAAAATCCAAGTGTATCATTAGAGCAACCTTAAAAAAATCCTCATACAAAATTAGTCTCTGTTCTGGAAAATCCGATTTGAATGCATATCATTGATTATCATTTGTTATATCtacattaaattacaattttagcCTACTTTTTTGCTGTTATACCATACTTATGAATCTTTTTAAACATCGTTCCAGGTTTCGGAGTGGGTCTAGCGTCGTCCTCATCGTTCGTGTCGCTCAACCATTACTTCTCTAAGAAGCGGGGTCAGGCTGTCGGTCTTTCGATGGCTGGTACAGGCTTCGGGTTGATGGTGATGCCACAACTAGTCAAACTCTTACTAGGAGAATATGGGTTCCGCTGGACGGTCGTCATACTGGGAGCTTTGGCCTTCCATGCTGTGCTTGGCTCCTGTCTACTGCAACCAGTTAAAAGACATCTCATTGATGAACCAGTGGACTGTGAAATGCAAACAGTGAAGGTTGGTATGATTTTTATAGtggtactagcaaacccggcgaactccgtttcattACCAATAATATTCCGTTTACCTACTTTGCCTTGcctttttttcctgaattttctttgctataaaccacacggagcccgagactttttcaacgaatgcaaaaacATGGAAATccgttcgtgcgttctggagttatagcgtcaagaagaaaccccgacttatttttatataatagataaactctttaaaaacatttttttttctattatattgtcTGCAGCTTCTTTATACCGGATAAAATTTAGTTTAACTTGTGTTTGACCAGCATAGActaattggtatttttataatattctgtTTCTCGTTTCAGGAAATGGAGTGTATACTAGAGAGTGAAGAAGAAAACGATGACaaattcgaaataaatccaCTGGTGTCACCTCAAATACCAAAGATAATGAAGCAGCGATCACACACCAACATGAACCATCCTTCAGTGCGGACGATAGGCTTACCACGAGCTAAGACTTGTGACAAGCCCCTACAGGAATTTGAaaagtttgaaattaataataaactgtACCCTGGGTTGACAACCGCTGCGTCCGTGGCCGCTATGCCGCGAGTGACATCTAGCGGCAGTATGAGTGAAGCAGCGCGCAAGAGGAAAGTGTCCGTCATTTCAAATATCTCCAACATGGACTTCACTGGCAGTTACTTGCAGTTGTATCTTGATGTGAGTGTTTATTAAATCCTTAATGTTCTAAGGCTAAATGCTTAAATGAACAATGTTTTTTCAAAGATATTTCAGTATAGTATagtaacgtcacaccttttatccccgaaggggtaagcagtggtatacattacggcatgtaataccgctatacaatgtatacctacttttcactatttctcttataagttctatgtaataggggatgagcctattgccatacactgggcacgattctagactccgtgctactactgagaaattttcgaaaaaccgaaaaaagcctaataatactttgcccgacccgggaatagaacccgagacctcttgtccagcagtcgcactcgcgaccactcgaccaatgaggcagttacTATCTTAGTATACTTAGTTAGTATTAAGTATTCATAATTTAAGAGTTTTAATTCTATGCTTTCAGACAGTACAAGACGATGACGCGATACAAATGAAACCAATCAAGAAAGCGGAACCCGAGGAAAAGAAGAAGGGTTTCTTTAGAAGATTTATAGCTCTTATGGACTTAGATTTACTTAAAGACTGGTCGTTTTTGAACCTTTTACTAGGGCTCTCGCTGTTTTGGAGCGGGGAGCTACAATTTAGGATGTTGACTCCATTCTTTATTAGAAGTTTGGGCTACAACATGAATGACACGGCGTTTTGCCTCTCAATGACTGCCATTACTGATATTTTGGTCCGGTTGATTCTACCACCTATATTTGACAGAACGACcatttcaaagaaaatgatATTCTTTGTTTCTTCATTCTTCTTAGCGGCGACGAGGTCTGGTGagtaaaaatcatatttatttttacataagcTATTACATGACTTTTACCTACATTTATGTAACAAATGTTAACATGAGGAATTTTATAGGCTAGCATATGGCGTATGGGTTAACCATGTATAcaactgtttatttatagtCATTTACCTATACGTAGATAAACACTCCACAGTTGAATTTGAGACTTTAGATTCTTAACTAGTAAGTATCTAGAAATGTacacaacaacaaataaaaaaaatgtattacttaTCTAATAGTTTCAACgatcacaattaaaataaatacttagtaaatgttatttaaaattttatgatttctTAATTGCGTGTTTGGAGTATGTTATTGAATTCGTTAGTTTTGTTTAACACATGCTCACTTGTACAAAGAACGTTACATCATCGATAAACCTACTTACACAGTTTATGAGCGTAGGTCATAATGTAATATAGCTATTAAATACATCAATCTTCAAGGTTATACCTACTACTAATTTGACAAGTTCTTACCTATTCTGTTTagcttgaaataaataattaggtttgAAAAATCAGTCCCACATAGAATATTAAAGTAGAAATCAcactaaatgttattttaggtGTTGAGTACTTAGGTATAAGAAGTCGTTGAAcaaatgtcaaaactatacaacctcaATCATAATTGTTAAAATTGCATTCAAAGTACAGAAAATAAAGCTAAACTCATTCCCATTTAGTCCATTCAATATCCTCGCCATACGGATGCAAGTGTTATAACTTGATTGATATCTATAAAATTGGAAAGTGACAAAACACCCACACACACATTTTCCTGTCGTTCAACACATACGATTTAGTTTGCCATTCTTAAGAAACTCAAGCTTAATATCTCAtctattacatttatatttccAGTGTTAGCAGAGCAAACAGAGTGGGTGCCTCTGATGATCTGGCTGTCCATCTGCGGGTTCTTCCGAGGAATGTGTCTGAGTAACTTCACTCTGACCATCTCTGAGTACTGTCCGCTTGAGAAGCTCCCAGCTGCGTTTGGTCTGCATATGGTCAGCAAAGGAGTGTTCGTTGTTGCTATTGGACCTTTGATCGGTAAGTTGTACGATAGATACATAGAGTAGGCGGGCGGTCTGAGTGCAGTTGTAGTTATGTTAGTGAATTTTAGATgacaaaagtattatttttgtaattaaaaatttattaatgtgTTAAGTATCAGTGTTATGCCAATGTAGAAACGCCCTTTGACTGCCAAGACTGGAAGGCGTCGATGGTAAATCATTTACTAGTGCACACGCCGGTCAGTTTTGTCCCCTTTGATAGTTAACGTGTTAGCAGAGAAATTACAATATTTCCTTAAAAGAACGTTTAatagttgactgcacggttggcgcggtggctgggcacctggctgccgtgcaacgtgtcgcgggttcgattcccgcacgaaataACTCTTGGTGTAATCcgcagattgttgttccgggtctgggcgtgattgtatgtgaacttgtatgtttataaacgcacccaaaAAAAGGATTGTGCGtaatttactaatattttgtGCTTTAAAAATTCtcctatatttttctttctgtttTTCAGGCTACGTAAGAGATTACACCGGTAGCTTCGCGACGTGTATCCACGTGCAGAATGCTCTGATAATGTCCTGTGTGCTTGTATGGGGCGTGGAATACGCGCTCGCATTCACCCGTCGCAGGAAGGTCGTGCAAATATAGTGACCGCGACGTTCCACTCAGGAACTAAAGCTCATCGTATTACTGTTATATCGATTATCCACTATCTAGACATGCTATAATCTTGTCTACTTATTAATGCTTttataagtacattttaatatcGCATCTCATGTAAAGGAGCAAGCGAGAAACAGTGCAGTTGATTTCTTTCAAgtttctcaatatattttcagcgtatacataaataatgatattttatccGTGTTTTTTAATAATGGGTCGGTCCATATCGTAGCCATATcagattttaatctaaatggGGTTGATCGGCTGCACTGTTTCCTCAAATAGCGATTTTAATGTTGAACAGTATGTATATTCGTGCATACTTACGTAATGTAATAGAATTTATTACTAATAGTCTGCGATCCAGACTTGAGCTTTCCATAGAAAAATACGTATATTaactaaatgatattatttttgaaattttctctAAAATAGCTCTCTAGAGCCGAAACTGAATTGGCCATGACTATCATCATTCATTTTTTCACAATAATCTAACAAATTAATCATTGGTAATGAATTAGAGATATTAAACGTAAATAATCTTCCATGTATGTGTCAAAGCTTAGTTGTTAAAACTAGAACCAGTGAATTTTGGAAAGTGGAACATCTATTTCATAGTTACTTAGAAACGTAACTTTTAGACATTGGTTTTAACGATTAATATTTTTAGACGGCTGTTTGTAGTACGGAAAGTTTTGTAGGTGTGTATTTTtagatgatattaatttatacacaTAAATTAGTTGTAGGAAATCTTAATGACAAGTTTTATCGACGTAGATGAGACCACGAAAATTCTAGGTGAAGAATGAAGAACGATTATTCCGGATTGGACTGCATttcttatagttttatttagattacTTCTGATCACGATTTAGTTCCGTTACTGTATTAGATATCAAACTTCAGTACTTATGATAGAAATGCAGAATTTGCCTTAAGGTCGAAGATCACTTAAAACTTATAGTCTGCATGTATAAAGTAAACGAATTATGACATCTTCAATGACGTCAGCGTAAAATGTATGtcctgtatccttagtatgagtttgctttacgtcgaacgaaaacgaaacgagagcgctttgattggccggcgtaATTGAACCCatcaatcagaacgccgaacgtctctctctttaaatgtaaaacaaacttgtactaagccctctggaaTTGCAACGTTAGGAAATTCAACATTCCTCTGCAATcgacaatttatatttttcttgccaagtaaaataaatttggCATTATGCAATATGTGCGTGCTTCGCTTGTATAACAAACATGTAAACGaagcatttaatttaatacgcAGAGTTGGTATATCTACCGTACTTATTAGTCTGTAGCATGAAATATATCATGAAGTACTTATACAAAGGGACTCACGATCATAACAAACGGGTCAATAGATAATTACATACCtaattttttataatcaatATACTCTCTTCCAATATTTCGTCTTCCAAGGACTATCTAAAGCCCCGGATACACTAGGGAACATTTTGTCCCGCAACATGACGCGCAACACAAAATATACGTGACGCTGCAACGTTGCATAGTGTCCCGCAACATGACCCACAACATTGTACGTGACGCGGGGCATGTTGCTTGCTCCCGCCTCGAGAGCGAGCGCACGTGTCTCGCGTCAGTGTTGCGCCATTTGTCACTGAGTGTAGAATAGAATATTAACTCTTCTTTCTCGTTGTAATAAGAAATTCCGCATCCACCACCTTCTCTTTCTCTTAGGTTTCAACACACTCGATATAATTACTATGTATGCAGCACTAATAGCCACAACCTCCTCGGGCGACATTTCTATAAACACTGAGAAGTGTGGTCGACAAAATGTTCCGCGACATGTATGTCGGCACATTCCACGTAGTTGTTGAGGAACATGTTCAGCAACTTGTTGCTCCAATTGTCCCCTAGTGTATCCGTGGCTTTATAAGAATATCTCCTGCGATGTGCTTTCGATGTGTGATTTAATTGACCAAATATATCGTGTATGTACTTACTAATGTTGGTTAAACGtagtacttacattataataagaattcatcaacagttattatagtaatgtacttacttataaacactTCGTGTTGAAAAATAAGAACGCTCATTAATCGTCTGTTGTCTTAACATAATAAAGTAATTGCAATCAATTTATGAAACTTATGTGCCAATTGTACATACTTTATATGAAGTGATGTAAGATAGAaacatatttagaaaaaaaagatactttacaattatcaaatcaaataatcatgtacttatataacaatattttagatGTAGTTatatgtacccttagtacgagtttgctttacgttaaacgaaaatgaaacgagagctcgctgattggccggtgcgaatgaactaaccaatcagaacgccgaacgcgctctcgtttcgttttcgtttaacgtaaaacaaactcgtattaagggtactgaaaAAAGAACgtacagtaaataaatacaatgcattttattatttttaaattaacatgtACACATAACCAACTGTATTTAAGTTGGTTTATTGACCGTTTTAATTAAcgtataaatattaatcaaagtagaatgtttatcattttataattgcataaaataaattcaaatatagaTGTCACAATCtgattccaattttaaaatagGCGACTATATTTTTAGGTACAAAGAACTTgaaaatttagtaaaaaaaaacaacgtgaggtaatatttgttttgtagatGACATTTAAATTAgagataatgttttaaaacagacTGCTATGGAAATTAGTTTGGAGTCACATGCTTGTGCTCAGCATAGTTTAAAAGACATGCAGGATTCTGCATTATgctaataaaaacataaaaataatagcaaaaaaTCTTCAATCTCAGAATTCCGACTACTGCGCTAAAGGCGCTGTTAGaatgtaagtaaatagtaaagagatctattcaatattaaataaatattcccaACTCATAATGAAAGacttacaataattattgtgtcTGCGTGAATTATTGAATATTCCATataattttatgacaataattttGTTGAGTTTTGGTATTTAAACGTATTGTTGTTGAGCTTTGTTTAAATCAGTTGAATCTGTTATCGATATAATTGATGCCTGCTAATTACAATACCATGCTTTAAGGGTTCATgaaagatccggagctgcgggcttcctaatgggtttaccggggctccggctcgaaaagcaggagtaggaacggggtggtttatagtcagtaagagactgacactccctctcgcctcacccaaggcgggagaaatcattggatgattttccccctcaaaaaaaagggttcATGAATTTGTAATAACTGAAACCTAGTGTCTTAAGAATTAACACGtacataatttagttttaagtttttagaaGTAGAAAGTACAATTatcatgatttttatttttaatttgttatatgGTATTGTGATGAGCAgacattttatacttttatggATGGTGCGAGACTTAGCCTGTAtgttatattatacttaatctattttattaaCCATGTAAAATTTATAGtgaacattttatataaaagaatgAAAAAAAGACAATGGATTAAAGTAAAAGGTGGTTACCGagatatgttgttttatttctaactgccatactcagagacatttaatgattacttacttacaactattccttagtcacaattttgtatcgaaaacaattgctaaggtctATGGAAAGTTACCATTaatacattgaacgccgtggtggtcacctaTGGccgacattagcggaggatttgccttcaacagttttctattggcagtcaaagacttaaatgactctaagtgcggcagtGAATGCTCtaacatttttgtaacaaaacacAAGATATTAATtagattgtttgtttggtttgtaAAAGCCTACAAAAATTAGACACAGTTTTTAAGTGGAATGTAAATGTAACAAATTTTTAtgaccactaaaaatacaaACCTGATTTATTAAAGTAACATGTTGCTAAAATGTATACGTATTGGCTATTCATATACCACATTAGTCATACACACACCAAATctagtttttgtgtttttaatttatgatgataataaaatagCCTAGcacagttaattaaaaatatctgttaaAAAAATGAATAGCATCAGAGCAATCAAAGTTTCACAACATTATAACATACACAATCGAGTTAATGTTTACCTACCTTTTAAAAaccactatattattatttaatctgttGAAGTATTAGGTAGTTGTATCGCTATGCGAGACGCGCGTGCCGAACTGGAGTAGCGGCGGCGCCAAAAAAATTAGTGTGGTATGAGGTGCTTTCCTAGGGCGCTCTTTAGGTTTAATACGCTACTGATAGTAATCTGTATATATAAAACTTTTCCGccactgagtgactgactgactcataACGCATAGCCAAACTTACTGGACCTAGGTAGCTGAAACTTAGCTCCCATATATTATGCAGATTATATCGCGAATACGGCATACTCTTCTTTGCGATATATTTCTTCAACAGCCAGTAGTTTAAACCGACTGCGTGCGGTGATTCACACGCAATGCATGTTAGGTATCTACTCAGTTACTTTTTAAACTCATCAGGTTTCTTATGCCTGTTTCCACTGACACTAACCTCTCCtaaatttaagtaaaatagGAGCCATTTAACGGCattttggctttcaccaatctataaatgacacctaacagtatacctaagtaaggggttagtttagttGATGTTATGTTGCGTTTAGTACTAATACAGTTTTATTGTTGGGTTCACTGGCTTATTGAGGAACCCCTATTTTTAAGATAGTGATAGGTAAACAGCAACTTAAGTAGGTGCATATCAGTGCGTGGGTTTTTTTTACTGAACATTATTTTACGGTATTAACTTCCTTTAAAAATGGCGGTTATAGAGCTTAGTCCAAACTAAACGTAGCTATTATACACTATCGACAGATTATCATTTCTTTATCATGCAAATGGCATAATGCACATTTGAACTTTGTGAGAAACCACATAAATTAGTACAAACCCGTTTtggtaggtatttaattaaaagaaacagaTACTTAAACATACCTGCAGCCATTAAAATAGACACATCTGCTTGATAATATTCTCGTTATGATAATCAGATCAAATTCTAAGAATTTGAActtatttaatatgaaaacaGACATCTCCTTCTGTCTAGGTACAAGCATACttaagcatttgttttttttagttcATGATCACTTAAATATTCGATTGTTGTAGCGATTTTCAAACCTATTCGAATCGAATCGTAATGAAGGAGTAAGCTTCCGTGGGTAGTTGCGTATGAACGATTTAGCGGGATCTTTGTACAATTACGAGCTTGTCATCAAATCGATTTAGGCATTTACAAGTTCGTTCACCTCCTGAAATACTTAAGAGTGCAATGAAAATGGTGACGGATTTCTGGTAGCgtgttattatgatttatgtgGTACCAAATTACCATACCAGACCAATGTCCATTGTACCTACGTCAGCAGAGTGTGCTCATGAAAGTCGCGTGAGGAACCGacatgatattttaattattatgttatcggcttactgctgcgactgcacggttggtgcggtggctgggcaactggttgccgcgcaacgggtagcgggttcgatttccacacggagcaaatctttgtgtgatccataaattgttgtttcgggtctgggtgtcatgcgtatgtgaacttgtatgtttgtaaacgcacccacgacacaggagaaaatcctagtgtggggcagcgtttttaaaaaggaaaaaaaaacttatgtaCGTAACAGTTTgaggaggaactcgactagtttcaagtcatgctagaggctcatattcttgagcagtattccgcaacacacgacgcggcgattgtcgtgctACTCGTCAGTAAAACGACATGATATTGATAACCAACTATATTCCATAACCATGTATGCAAAAAATTGTTTTCAACATGCCTAACATTCAGGGTCAAAGAACTTTACATCTGTCTACGAATCTTCGCGGGAATATAGAATTACATAAAACCCGGTAGAAACTAAGGTGGGTGGCAGTTACTTGGTTACAATGGCGTACCATAGTAAGTAATAGTCTATGATATTAGAAGggattaacttatttttattggtttccCACTCGTTCACGCTTCATGTGACACCTAATTTTGAACTGGTAACTCGATATCTACGATTAGGTatctattttaagtaaatttccAATGACGAACATTAGTATTCAAGTGATAAAAATTGGCTTCAGATCGATATACTTTCGTTGGTAGGTAGATAGGTATgtagattttatttagttaagtaGCTATCAATGATACGTAGCTTCCCCCTCCTAATCTTTGAGGGATAGGTAGAGTTGCACACCGTGCAGATGATGAATAAATCATCCATTGTCTCCTCccactttgggtgaggcgagagggaggggCCTCTGAATTTCAGTCATAAAATCACACCGTCCCTATTAATTCCTTCTCTTACCCGTTAAGTCTTTTGCGGTTCCGTATCGGGTATTAGCCCTGCTGGGTTCCATCTGTAGTGTTCTGATGGCTCTTTTAGACGCtcgggtctagttctggtcaggcggcaagctaaataaataggtactttcctattttatagttataccCCTTATAGTTACTAGTAAAAACTTGTAGTGCAGTAGGAGTGCTATCTCTTTAGCGCTTGCACGGAAGTCACACAGAAACAAAGTAAAAGCTTATAGGTAATTTTACCtacatgtaaaatattatcatCAGTTTGAACTTAAGTGtctaattaaagtaattaataatatttatcatatcattataattaggtaattattgtttttatcttaCACTTAAGCAAAACTTAGGTACTAATGCTCTATCTATTCGCGGACACGTGTTGTCTAGGATTCACGTGAAAAAATGATAATAGAAATCTAGGCACCTGTTTATAAATACCTACTCACCTTGCTTTAAGTGATTCTTGTGCGTAGTTACTTTGggatttttttttgggtttgtgtttatttttgaacaATTGCTTCTCGGTACTTTTAATTCAATACATCAGAATTAGAATATAACCATTAACTGCATTATTTTACTGTGGTATTAGAATGCATACGAAAGAGGCGTTACAGCTATGAAATTTCGGAAAATATACGTGAAAATGCGTGCACTGGTTTCTGACTTAAATGgtggtatatgtatatataaactAACTTCAGAACGCAGACAGAGGAACTggattcttttgtttatttataagaactagtggtcgcctagtggtcgaaattcaaccatatacgatttaatttaaaataccacttaacatacgttcaaggataatttttatttaactcaaactcaaacaaactcttttataaaactcttttcatatgagacgtgagaataccatcgcaatgtctatcgattttgacgttttgtcaaatacgatcagatactatgcatgtgtgtgtaatgttttatttattgatttaatgtactttataagcattatttttgaaaaatattagcgttctgtacttctcctacacataaactataagtgtaccaaattttatgctcctacgtccgcgcaattttcgtaaaaagcgatccaaagtttttgcatcacgtattaatatatagatatttatgtaaagCTTTAAGTACTTAGGTACCAATAAACcgttaaattataatactagcATTTGAATTTTAGATAATTAGGCACAGTATCTGGCACGATAGTCGAGGTTGGTGTGACTTTTCTcgagttataattatgtactgtctaagattattttgacaccattgacaaacgatgaaggaaaaacattgtaaggaaacgtagacttataatttctatttataagtttgaaatcgccaacccgcgttCAGTAAGCGTCGAGATTAATGCTCTGCCTTCttcgtgtaagaagaggccacttataagctgtagATTGATTGATTAATCTGGCACGATATTACGGTATTACATCCCTATCAAGGTATTTAGCCAGAATTTTGTTTCGTAGGTCCCTATATTATTGTCATCAGACCTGGAGGCGGGCGGGCGTGTCTGATAACGTATCGTGAAAGAACGATCAATCTAATTAATGACAAaagatttttatcttcaattatTTCTATTTGATTGTTGGCTTTACCTTTTTTAAACGATAACAAACTGGATAGTGATAACACgtaacgcaacgtcacgcggGGAATACATGCTTCGCAAAATACTTTTTAACAACTTGTCTAGCAGTGAAATACTGgtttaaagtaggtataaaGTAGCTGTATCTTCTACAATCTAGTATAATCCAGTTACATATGACCTAAGACTACAAGATTCGCTACTACAGAAGCTGGACGATCGGCTTAGAgcttataggtaggtacagaaCGTCGCAGGATAATTCCTGCGCgtttataaaacctttttgcgtgataatttatttatgaaatatctcTTTGTTAGCGCAATTACGACACAATAAGAAAAGTGAGGAATATTAACAATACTAAATCCAGTATATTTC
This genomic window contains:
- the LOC118263876 gene encoding uncharacterized protein LOC118263876, yielding MTVEKSKGLEPKKPPATRKVAPDGGWAWMVCLGVSLVNFSTRSLEPSFGLLFKDLLDDLGVHTTGASVIASTLDSVVNFSGFFVGPVIKTFSYRKVCFVGSTICALGLLFTAPAASMGHIITTYSILGGFGVGLASSSSFVSLNHYFSKKRGQAVGLSMAGTGFGLMVMPQLVKLLLGEYGFRWTVVILGALAFHAVLGSCLLQPVKRHLIDEPVDCEMQTVKEMECILESEEENDDKFEINPLVSPQIPKIMKQRSHTNMNHPSVRTIGLPRAKTCDKPLQEFEKFEINNKLYPGLTTAASVAAMPRVTSSGSMSEAARKRKVSVISNISNMDFTGSYLQLYLDTVQDDDAIQMKPIKKAEPEEKKKGFFRRFIALMDLDLLKDWSFLNLLLGLSLFWSGELQFRMLTPFFIRSLGYNMNDTAFCLSMTAITDILVRLILPPIFDRTTISKKMIFFVSSFFLAATRSVLAEQTEWVPLMIWLSICGFFRGMCLSNFTLTISEYCPLEKLPAAFGLHMVSKGVFVVAIGPLIGYVRDYTGSFATCIHVQNALIMSCVLVWGVEYALAFTRRRKVVQI